From a region of the Salvelinus alpinus chromosome 2, SLU_Salpinus.1, whole genome shotgun sequence genome:
- the LOC139540586 gene encoding PR domain zinc finger protein 2-like → MAVPGGTKEMLADIPCHVWKGLPDSMRLSCSAVDQSRIGVWASRLIPKGKRFGPFVGEKKKRSQVSSNVYMWEVYFPARGWMCVDATDPMKGNWLRYVNWAHSTQEQNLFPMEINRAIYYKVLRPIGPGEELLVWYNGEDNPEITAALEEERASNLNKKNSPRAKRARKLLERARQACLGGFRGPKQTGGTKPIVTEMWDTEEGPNEEDERPSPSPGPSQGTRESSTMGSNSLSQAQFISAAMREKDEEEGDEEDPRDLQQRPSLITQSARSAESEDRSEQPDLPLSHSSPGEVGPGSLQTASSLPRPEPEADPYLDPDLEGDPHGEESHPCQHCERHFSTKQGLERHTHIHATANQQTHTFKCRYCGKSFGSQVGRRRHERRHENGPKNKGQRPGSLAGTATLLSPLGQADCSSPDCTTVSGHYVVMGSPVPGGLMQSPQVVRKDPAAESDQPFIVDENGETKELHPCKYCNKAFGTHTNMRRHQRRIHERHLLPKGVRRKGMLLQESPQQQQRLPEQSPSASPPPVYVPSADTEDEGDREEYMVDISDNISENLSLYIDGKILSTSSVSGCEVIEVDSSSAALFGLDAVVISPNQISQAFKVDTRTCAVKQVSNLGQPTTKRRTSTPPLMPSLKMESENGSSSASSSSSTSSSSALLVESLFPQSSDSLAFQKEKTIYLSPKLKQLLQTQTDGQKPTIALIADSHRLAPPLSVASLPAASGRFKRRTASPPSSPQLSPALKADGCKSEAGVSSYTLKVPKLESLGMSSAWSLSSKEERDTMSPSGKDGCSWSASRSGGNSCNQQPLDLSSGISKWSDGFNKTPREEVLDLSMSRKSTAEPESKGSPAPTQPHTKKKKPNTSMLEKVLMNEYAGLNPAGEEGSCALGSPDSQYTASSGTGTASHSPSSNMPFESADPSPPSLTPVTMNPSSPCVSSLTSPTPPPPVLPSMPSPDCPTSSSLPLLSPKMSPRSIDHCEDEPVCVSNSTTTETILAAVSNSYGDEEHVTKPVDPTHNTDPIIGKALSNPSTESSSVSDVVPVSLSSAQSKPAKSGNHSFLDIQINPDLEPIITAGQGKSQCSELPVLSPVKESPPTASSTSPVGISDVPAPSVVSPASLSSTVIKEEVQHMDQLADLGLPPGATVSSPPSAAAEKPSEEEGLEPDPFSKSFVCNVCEDPFRSIKELSRHIVEHAAEWPYRCEFCVQLFGNAPALLEHRTALHGVGRIFVCSFCSKEFAFLCNLQQHHKDLHPSQLCTHAAVESSKLRPQNYTDPARAKEKSNPSTTGPESSAEAAASQGVSDVKEEEQPDTNGKHEEAGPEDPTEELYTTIKIMASEGGKPKGPDVRLGINQHYPSFKPPPFPYHNRTAADSVASATNFTTHNIPQTFSTAIRCTKCGKSFDNMPELHKHILACANASDKRRYTPKKNPIPLRQIVKPQNGALSPASAANAGHTAFRRMGQPKRLNFNQEPPGKTKMSSLSKKKNQLVQKAITQRNKTAATAKAPSQVKEEEPQEVHVCPHCSREFTYPASLSKHIAVSCPMKPVSKKAKKGAAAEEATPAVDKNMSLRRRTTDSEIQQPETAEPVPKTLGKTRARTSGPGSAEAETPLPPGKGKTAVTQVRTKRPASFPAATVSLNVKSKKGKVQSLPPTPLPSETPSDSAPLPATQTKQRMGKEMPPKKVAEMKLPLQKPSQVPPKKEGERFSLRARERAGGPVTRSLQMANNVAPVEVKTEDLSSQGPKETQESLLK, encoded by the exons ATGGCAGTTCCTGGAGGGACAAAGGAAATGCTCGCTGACATTCCGTGCCATGTGTGGAAGGGCTTGCCCGATAGCATGAGACTAAGCTGCTCTGCTGTTGATCAAAGTCGCATTG GTGTCTGGGCCTCGAGGCTGATCCCTAAAGGCAAGAGGTTCGGCCCGTTTGTAGGAGAGAAGAAAAAGAGGTCCCAGGTGTCCAGCAATGTTTACATGTGGGAG GTGTATTTTCCAGCCAGGGGCTGGATGTGTGTGGATGCTACAGACCCCATGAAGGGGAACTGGCTACGGTATGTAAACTGGGCACACTCCACTCAAGAACAGAACCTTTTCCCCATGGAGATCAACCGAGCCATTTACTACAAAGTGTTACGG CCAATCGGACCCGGGGAAGAGTTGCTGGTGTGGTACAATGGGGAAGACAACCCTGAGATAACAGCTGCATTAGAGGAAGAAAGAGCCAGCAATCTGAACAAGAAAAATTCACCCAGGGCAAAGCGAG CCAGAAAACTGTTGGAGAGAGCCAGACAGGCTTGTTTGGGTGGATTCCGTGGGCCCAAACAAACAGGCGGAACCAAACCTATTGTCACAGAGATGTGGGATACAGAGGAAG GTCCAAATGAGGAGGACGAGAGACCCTCCCCATCTCCAGGGCCTTCACAGGGGACTCGGGAGAGCTCCACCATGGGGAGTAACAGCCTCTCTCAAGCCCAGTTCATCTCAGCAGcaatgagagagaaagatgaggaggagggtgaTGAGGAAGACCCAAGGGATCTGCAGCAGCGGCCGTCGCTGATAACGCAGAGTGCTCGGTCTGCTGAGTCGGAGGATAGGAGTGAGCAGCCTGATCTGCCACTAAGCCATAGCAGCCCAGGTGAGGTGGGGCCTGGGAGCCTTCAGACTGCCTCATCCCTACCAAGGCCTGAACCAGAGGCTGACCCATACCTCGACCCTGACCTTGAAGGTGACCCCCACGGAGAGGAGTCCCATCCCTGCCAGCACTGCGAGCGCCATTTCTCCACCAAACAGGGCTTGGAGcgccacacacacatccatgccACTGCAAACCAGCAGACGCACACGTTCAAATGCCGTTACTGTGGCAAGTCCTTTGGCTCGCAGGTGGGACGTCGGCGGCACGAGCGGAGGCATGAGAACGGGCCAAAGAACAAGGGCCAAAGGCCTGGCTCACTGGCTGGGACTGCTACTTTACTCAGTCCTCTGGGGCAGGCTGACTGTTCCAGCCCAGACTGTACCACTGTCTCTGGCCACTACGTTGTCATGGGGTCCCCGGTCCCTGGAGGACTTATGCAGAGCCCTCAGGTTGTGAGGAAGGACCCTGCGGCTGAGAGTGACCAGCCCTTTATCGTGGATGAGAATGGAGAGACAAAGGAGCTTCATCCTTGCAAGTACTGTAATAAGGCTTTCGGCACTCACACCAACATGCGCAGACACCAGCGCAGAATCCACGAGCGCCACTTACTGCCCAAGGGTGTGCGCAGGAAAGGCATGCTGCTGCAGGAGAGCCCGCAACAGCAGCAGCGTCTGCCTGAGCAGTCCCCCAGTGCCAGCCCACCCCCTGTCTATGTGCCTAGTGCAGACACTGAGGATGAGGGGGACCGAGAGGAGTACATGGTCGACATATCCGATAACATCTCGGAGAATCTCAGCCTGTACATCGACGGCAAGATCCTGTCCACTAGTTCAGTCAGCGGCTGTGAAGTGATCGAAGTGGACTCCAGTTCTGCAGCACTGTTTGGTCTCGATGCAGTGGTCATCAGCCCCAATCAGATCAGTCAGGCTTTCAAAGTGGACACCAGGACCTGTGCTGTGAAGCAGGTCTCCAACCTCGGCCAGCCCACGACGAAAAGGAGAACGTCGACACCCCCGCTCATGCCCAGTCTTAAAATGGAGTCTGAAAATGggtcctcctctgcctcctcttcctcctccacgtCTTCCTCATCTGCCTTGTTGGTGGAAAGTCTCTTCCCTCAGTCCTCAGACTCATTAGCATTTCAAAAGGAGAAAACTATCTATCTGTCTCCTAAGCTCAAACAGCTCCTCCAGACTCAGACAGACGGTCAGAAACCCACCATCGCCCTGATAGCAGACAGCCACAGATTAGCTCCCCCTCTCTCCGTTGCGTCCCTGCCTGCAGCCTCAGGCAGGTTTAAGAGAAGAACGGCTTCTCCTCCCTCATCTCCACAGCTCAGCCCTGCGCTGAAAGCAGATGGCTGTAAGAGTGAGGCTGGGGTCTCGTCGTACACCCTCAAGGTGCCAAAGCTGGAGAGCCTGGGCATGTCCTCTGCCTGGAGTCTGTCCAGCAAGGAGGAGAGGGACACCATGAGTCCCAGCGGGAAGGACGGGTGCAGCTGGTCTGCCTCTCGGAGCGGAGGGAACTCATGTAATCAGCAGCCCTTGGACCTTTCCAGCGGCATCAGTAAATGGAGTGACGGCTTCAACAAGACGCCCAGGGAGGAAGTGCTGGATTTAAGCATGAGTCGGAAGAGTACAGCGGAGCCAGAGTCCAAGGGAAGTCCAGCTCCGACACAGCCCCACACCAAGAAGAAGAAGCCCAATACCAGTATGCTAGAGAAGGTGTTGATGAATGAGTACGCTGGCTTAAACCCAGCAGGAGAGGAGGGCTCTTGTGCCCTGGGAAGCCCAGATTCTCAGTATACTGCAAGCAGTGGTACAGGCACAGCTTCTCACAGTCCCTCTTCCAATATGCCCTTTGAATCAGCCgatccctcccccccctctctaacCCCTGTCACTATGAATCCCTCCTCCCCCTGCGTCTCCAGCCTGACCTCTCCAACTCCACCTCCCCCTGTCCTACCCTCTATGCCCTCACCAGACTGCCCCacttccagctctctccctctcctctcccctaaaATGTCCCCCAGATCCATTGACCATTGTGAGGACGAGCCAGTTTgtgtatctaactctactacaacAGAGACAATATTAGCTGCGGTAAGTAACAGTTATGGAGATGAGGAACATGTCACTAAGCCAGTAGACCCCACCCACAATACAGATCCCATTATCGGGAAAGCTTTATCAAACCCCTCTACAGAGTCCTCCTCAGTATCTGATGTTGTCCCTGTGAGTCTATCCTCAGCACAATCTAAACCTGCTAAGAGTGGGAACCACAGTTTCTTAGATATCCAAATTAACCCAGACCTGGAACCGATTATTACTGCGGGACAGGGGAAATCCCAATGCTCTGAACTCCCTGTTTTATCACCCGTAAAAGAATCCCCCCCCACTGCCTCATCGACCTCTCCTGTTGGAATATCAGATGTCCCAGCTCCGTCAGTGGTCTCCCCAGCATCACTCTCTAGCACTGTGATTAAAGAGGAGGTCCAGCACATGGATCAGCTGGCTGATTTAGGCCTTCCTCCTGGTGCCACAGTGTCTTCACCTCCATCTGCTGCTGCTGAAAAGCCCTCTGAGGAGGAGGGATTGGAGCCAGACCCCTTCAGTAAGAGCTTTGTGTGTAACGTGTGTGAGGATCCCTTCCGCTCCATCAAAGAGCTCAGTCGGCACATCGTGGAGCACGCCGCTGAGTGGCCCTACAGGTGTGAGTTCTGTGTGCAGCTGTTCGGGAATGCCCCGGCCCTGCTGGAGcaccgcacagccctccatggtgTGGGACGCATCTTTGTCTGCTCCTTCTGCTCCAAGGAGTTCGCCTTCCTCTGCAACCTCCAGCAGCACCACAAAGACCTGCATCCCAGCCAGCTGTGCACACACGCAGCGGTGGAGAGCAGCAAGCTGAGGCCACAGAACTACACAGACCCAGCCAGGGCCAAAGAGAAGAGTAACCCCTCAACCACAGGGCCTGAGTCCTCTGCTGAAGCTGCTGCCTCCCAGGGGGTCTCtgatgtgaaggaggaggagcaGCCTGATACTAACGGGAAGCATGAAGAGGCTGGACCGGAGGACCCAACTGAAGAGCTCTACACTACAATAAAGATCATGGCTTCTGAGGGAGGCAAGCCTAAAGGCCCAGACGTACGCCTGGGCATTAATCAACACTACCCCAGTTTCAAGCCACCCCCCTTCCCCTACCACAACCGCACGGCTGCAGACTCAGTGGCCTCGGCCACCAACTTCACTACCCACAACATCCCCCAGACATTCAGCACTGCCATCCGATGCACCAAGTGCGGCAAGAGCTTTGATAACATGCCCGAGCTGCACAAGCACATACTAGCCTGTGCCAACGCCAGTGATAAGAGGCGGTACACTCCCAAGAAGAACCCCATCCCTCTCAGACAGATAGTGAAGCCCCAGAACGGAGCTCTGTCGCCTGCCTCTGCTGCCAACGCAGGGCACACCGCCTTCCGCAGAATGGGCCAACCCAAGAGGCTGAACTTCAACCAAGAACCGCCTGGCAAAACCAAGATGAGTTCCCTCAGTAAGAAGAAGAACCAGCTGGTTCAGAAGGCCATCACTCAGAGGAATaagactgctgctactgctaagGCCCCTAGCCAGGTTAAAGAGGAGGAGCCGCAGGAGGTCCATGTGTGCCCTCACTGCAGTCGGGAGTTCACTTACCCTGCCAGCCTCAGTAAACATATAGCAGTCAGCTGTCCCATGAAGCCTGTCTCTAAAAAGGCCAAAAAGGGAGCAGCAGCAGAAGAGGCAACACCAGCTGTAGATAAAAACATGAGCCTTCGAAGGAGAACCACAGACTCTGAGATCCAGCAGCCAGAGACTGCTGAACCGGTGCCCAAAACCCTGGGCAAAACACGCGCTCGCACTTCTGGACCCGGCTCTGCGGAGGCTGAGACCCCACTGCCGCCAGGTAAAGGAAAGACGGCTGTCACGCAGGTGCGTACCAAGAGGCCAGCCTCTTTCCCTGCTGCCACAGTTTCTCTCAACGTGAAAAGTAAAAAAGGCAAAGTTCAATCGTTACCCCCCACCCCGTTACCCTCTGAGACTCCCAGTGACTCTGCACCACTGCCAGCAACCCAGACAAAGCAACGCATGGGCAAGGAAATGCCGCCCAAGAAGGTAGCAGAGATGAAATTGCCCCTACAGAAGCCGTCTCAGGTGCCGCCTAAGAAAGAAGGGGAACGGTTCTCTCTGAGAGCGAGGGAGCGAGCTGGTGGGCCGGTGACACGGAGCCTACAGATGGCCAACAATGTAGCTCCTGTGGAGGTGAAAACAGAGGACCTCTCCAGCCAGGGACCTAAAGAGACCCAG GAGTCCTTGCTGAAATGA